One Cololabis saira isolate AMF1-May2022 chromosome 18, fColSai1.1, whole genome shotgun sequence genomic region harbors:
- the LOC133418601 gene encoding inactive serine protease 35-like, with translation MTFKRFMFVLLCAAALTVSVVCGKNESSNTDKWTRQSLPGLLVTHTAPLPPTLFRGHEESETEVREKKLCGIECQSTLPLMDQAEQERFLGYETVYENGTRVHTDVSLQWMNKTFAGKPPVSTRRKRQVYGADGRFVITDLRYITTYPFSATVRLSTSCSGVLVSPKHVLTAARCVHDGKDYLESGKRLRVGLLQLKPKRRLGRRRGGRQRGGKKQEAEKKGEEELTMEGEEKNSLGKKKRRGSEGRKHGGRKRGWDGESDGANKNFKRRERGKQKDISRVRRSLGPGKQPVFRWTRVKRTHIPQGWILANHTANSVSSDYDYALLELKRPVKQKHMDLGVAPHATPLSRIHFSGFDSDKSLLDGSGDEKVIYRFCSVAKESNDLMYQHCDAQRGATGAGIYIRLRQDGAYKGDKGKWERRVIGVFSGHQWVLMEGGEQRDFNVAVRITPPKYAQICQWIHGDLSLCKEI, from the coding sequence aTGACCTTTAAACGCTTCATGTTTGTGCTGCTCTGTGCGGCTGCCCTCACAGTTTCTGTGGTTTGTGGCAAGAATGAGAGCAGCAACACTGACAAGTGGACTAGACAGAGTCTCCCAGGGCTGCTGGTTACCCACACTGCACCTTTACCCCCGACTTTGTTCAGAGGCCATGAGGAGAGTGAAACAGAGGTGAGGGAGAAGAAGCTTTGTGGGATAGAGTGCCAGAGCACCCTACCACTGATGGACCAGGCTGAGCAAGAGAGGTTTCTGGGATATGAAACTGTGTATGAAAATGGCACACGCGTACATACAGATGTAAGTTTACAGTGGATGAACAAGACGTTCGCGGGAAAACCACCAGTTTCTACCCGCAGGAAACGCCAGGTCTATGGAGCAGATGGACGCTTTGTGATCACCGATCTACGCTACATCACCACCTATCCCTTCTCAGCCACAGTCCGCCTCTCCACCAGTTGTTCTGGAGTCCTAGTATCTCCGAAACATGTGCTAACTGCAGCGCGTTGTGTGCACGATGGCAAGGACTACCTGGAGAGCGGCAAAAGGCTTAGAGTTGGGTTGTTACAGCTCAAGCCAAAGAGAAGATTgggaaggaggagaggagggcgaCAAAGAGGTGGGAAGAAACAAGAGGCTGAGAAGAAAGGTGAGGAGGAGTTAACAATGGAAGGCGAGGAGAAGAATAGTctaggaaagaaaaagagacgGGGAAGTGAAGGTAGAAAACAcggaggaagaaaaagaggctgGGATGGAGAATCTGATGGTGCGAACAAGAATTTTAAGAGAAGAGAAAGAGGGAAGCAAAAAGACATCAGCCGTGTACGACGCAGTCTAGGACCGGGAAAGCAGCCTGTATTTCGCTGGACTCGGGTTAAACGAACTCATATTCCTCAGGGATGGATCCTCGCCAATCACACCGCCAATTCTGTGTCCTCTGACTATGATTATGCCCTCCTGGAACTGAAACGACCCGTCAAGCAAAAACACATGGATCTCGGGGTGGCACCCCATGCCACACCACTGTCACGGATCCACTTCTCAGGCTTCGACTCCGACAAGAGCCTGTTGGATGGAAGTGGAGACGAAAAGGTCATTTATCGGTTCTGCTCAGTAGCCAAGGAGTCAAATGATTTGATGTATCAGCACTGTGATGCGCAGCGTGGTGCGACAGGTGCCGGCATTTACATCCGTCTGAGACAGGATGGGGCATACAAGGGCGACAAAGGGAAGTGGGAGAGGAGGGTGATCGGGGTGTTCTCGGGCCATCAGTGGGTGCTGATGGAGGGGGGTGAGCAGAGGGACTTCAATGTGGCAGTGAGGATCACACCTCCCAAATACGCCCAGATCTGCCAGTGGATTCATGGAGATCTGAGTCTATGTAAAGAGATTTGA